A DNA window from Drosophila biarmipes strain raj3 chromosome 2R, RU_DBia_V1.1, whole genome shotgun sequence contains the following coding sequences:
- the LOC108030090 gene encoding uncharacterized protein LOC108030090 isoform X2, protein MSSSTPGSESALVKVATPSPSPLAKIDVDYTGSKFEMHPSLSDEERRFYLKMYPNVDVVNQRRVHCTVCKQHLGTAPASENNIKMHPILRVTHCVKCHDFYNSGEFSKGEDGSELYCRWCGQGGEVYCCSTCPYVFCKSCIVKNLSKGVIVDIEQNEHWNCFSCTSKILWPLRAQHWALVNYLETQKRAIQSLQLSDVEARRQMLRDGTHCCRLSKSKASSLSDSLESLESNVSKRSHNSSVSSTKRGSLPKAVPSAPPAKRPKSSNDEVVCTPDLLSMLEPDCQLSVTPKPAARQSMPAASVTTTPRIVTVQQNYQPGPSSSNNSSNGSASASTSMTMPRNSLPPPLVLSGSGIRYRQTAPGGGSNVVRRTVVPNAVKNAGPVFHTINGYRVDLNSAAQQDSYRLPNGRLIQVKRQIPQAVVGQPSPPPPPPALAVPQVGSGVVIRPRPPIPPSRPSLHISTYGSNMGIYNPQSGQPQRPPQVRVGNPNQGPPPLQGPPPNTNGGQPLMITPAPPPPAKGPTLVRHNFPNTPMGQARAQLQEQIFSAMDICTHLTGKVVSLTHSNAYNQVRNYLELKELYIHMSYLMTYAIGRFKNLQEKCLVDMREKGFKNDANSLENGQLAAAVDYVCYGQLDDVDLFNTGCNSFHNQVYEYRKSLHANLKDGEDCEPLPPLMPLGVRAEGDPIDEPEEPEIVPEEPEIVPEQQGGDAGNENEAADDFDYDEPDDLDDDLEDDDLDNEECGEPGTEESMNRNEQAHAYDRKLTRLLREYPSLWCTRHPDYGKKEVTNKQWRVIATHFPRGDDIKLRWKNVRKRYVRIERRLKQGKRFKGYFDKATNYLENRDRPRSEWLAVDCGEDDGDGFERKHLDVIENTMEQKALKQPAVKMKPKAGSRVPMRPLEVRPIDQRIITFAKSHPVLWRKSADPEFNSIDEQTRKSLWQNFWKTAPNYACEYLVERWQQMYEMYKSFRLKSIKDKGIFANLELKYSKYLASLYFLYKIDEQDLRDEFEPLQDCVPNSADSAGKLKDMPDDKQFSQQLVLAMRAYPTLWNPRHVDYSDVAARERLWPEVARRLPRFKRDAQACKLRWQMAKFAYECYCREMERHPRVNERKLQKLRCNFPLEEMRFLNI, encoded by the exons ATGAGCAGCAGTACTCCGGGCAGCGAGAGTGCCCTGGTGAAGGTAGCGACACCTTCGCCGTCGCCGCTAGCCAAAATAGATGTGGACTACACGG GTTCCAAGTTCGAGATGCACCCGTCGCTGTCGGACGAGGAGCGCCGCTTCTACCTGAAGATGTACCCCAACGTGGATGTGGTGAACCAGCGGAGGGTGCACTGCACCGTGTGCAAGCAGCACCTGGGCACTGCCCCCGCCTCCGAGAACAACATCAAGATGCATCCGATCCTGCGGGTGACGCACTGCGTCAAGTGCCATGACTTCTACAACAGCGGCGAGTTCTCCAAGGGCGAGGATGGCTCCGAGCTGTACTGTCGCTGGTGCGGACAGGGCGGCGAGGTCTACTGCTGCTCCACCTGCCCGTACGTCTTCTGCAAGTCCTGCATCGTTAAGAACCTCTCCAAGGGCGTCATCGTGGACATCGAGCAGAACGAGCACTGGAACTGCTTTAGCTGCACCTCCAAGATCCTCTGGCCACTGCGCGCCCAGCACTGGGCGCTGGTCAACTACCTGGAGACGCAGAAGAG GGCCATCCAGAGTTTGCAGCTGTCCGATGTAGAGGCACGTCGCCAGATGCTCAGGGATGGCACCCATTGCTGCCGCCTGTCCAAATCGAAGGCCAGCAGTTTGTCCGACTCGCTGGAGAGCTTGGAGTCCAACGTTTCCAAGCGCAGCCACAACAGCTCAGTGAGCTCGACCAAGCGAGGATCCTTGCCCAAAGCCGTTCCTTCGGCACCACCAGCCAAACGCCCGAAATCTTCAAACGACGAGGTGGTCTGCACACCGGATCTGCTCAGTATGCTGGAGCCGGATTGCCAGCTCTCTGTGACTCCGAAGCCGGCTGCCCGTCAGTCGATGCCGGCAGCCAGTGTCACAACCACCCCGAGGATTGTCACCGTCCAGCAGAACTACCAGCCAGGTCCCAGttccagcaacaacagcagcaatgGAAGTGCCAGTGCATCCACCTCGATGACAATGCCGCGTAACAGCCTGCCACCGCCGCTGGTCCTAAGTGGATCGGGAATTAGGTACCGCCAGACTGCTCCTGGTGGTGGCTCCAATGTAGTGCGGCGCACCGTGGTCCCCAACGCAGTCAAGAATGCTGGGCCAGTCTTCCACACCATCAACGGGTACCGGGTGGATTTGAACAGCGCTGCACAACAGGATTCCTACCGCCTGCCGAATGGTCGTTTGATTCAGGTGAAGCGTCAGATTCCTCAAGCCGTCGTTGGTCAGCCGTCGCCACCGCCACCCCCGCCTGCTCTGGCTGTGCCACAAGTGGGTTCTGGTGTGGTCATCCGGCCAAGGCCACCGATTCCGCCTAGTCGACCTTCGCTGCATATCAGCACCTATGGCTCCAACATGGGCATCTACAATCCGCAGTCGGGTCAGCCGCAGCGACCTCCACAAGTGCGAGTTGGGAATCCAAATCAAGGACCTCCACCGCTACAAGGTCCACCGCCGAACACCAATGGAGGTCAACCCCTAATGATAACTCCAGCACCGCCACCACCAGCCAAGGGTCCAACTTTGGTGCGTCACAACTTCCCCAACACGCCGATGGGGCAGGCACGTGCCCAGCTGCAGGAGCAGATCTTCAGCGCCATGGACATCTGCACCCATCTCACCGGCAAAGTGGTCTCGCTTACCCACTCGAACGCTTACAACCAGGTGCGCAACTATCTGGAACTCAAGGAGTTGTACATCCACATGTCGTATCTGATGACCTACGCCATCGGGCGGTTCAAGAATCTGCAAGAGAAGTGCCTGGTGGACATGCGGGAGAAGGGCTTCAAGAACGACGCCAACAGTCTCGAGAACGGTCAACTGGCTGCCG CCGTTGATTACGTGTGCTACGGCCAGCTGGACGATGTGGATCTCTTCAACACGGGCTGCAATAGTTTCCACAATCAGGTCTACGAGTATCGGAAGAGTTTGCATGCCAATCTGAAGGATGGCGAGGACTGCGAGCCACTGCCTCCGCTGATGCCACTGGGAGTTCGAGCCGAAGGTGATCCCATCGATGAGCCGGAGGAACCGGAAATAGTGCCGGAGGAACCGGAAATAGTGCCGGAGCAGCAGGGAGGCGATGcaggaaacgaaaacgaagcGGCGGATGATTTTGACTACGATGAGCCGGACGATTTGGATGATGATCTGGAGGACGATGACTTGGACAACGAGGAGTGCGGAGAACCTGGCACTGAGGAGAGCATGAACCGTAACGAACAGGCTCACGCCTATGATCGCAAGCTGACGCGGCTTCTCCGAGAATATCCGTCGCTGTGGTGCACCCGCCATCCAGATTATGGCAAGAAGGAGGTTACCAACAAGCAGTGGCGGGTCATTGCCACCCACTTTCCACGTGGCGATGACATCAAGTTGCGCTGGAAGAACGTGCGAAAGCGTTACGTACGGATTGAGAGGCGGTTGAAACAGGGAAAGCGTTTTAAAGGCTACTTCGATAAGGCCACAAACTATCTGGAGAACAGGGATCGGCCGAGGAGCGAGTGGCTGGCGGTGGACTGTGGTGAGGATGATGGCGATGGTTTCGAGCGGAAGCACCTTGACGTGATCGAAAACACAATGGAACAAAAGGCACTCAAGCAACCAGCTGTGAAAATGAAACCAAAAGCAGGCTCTCGGGTGCCCATGCGTCCGCTTGAAGTGCGTCCCATCGATCAACGCATTATAACTTTCGCCAAAAGCCATCCAGTGCTGTGGCGCAAGTCGGCTGATCCCGAATTCAACAGTATTGATGAGCAAACCCGGAAGTCCCTGTGGCAGAACTTCTGGAAGACTGCACCTA ATTATGCCTGCGAGTATCTTGTGGAACGCTGGCAGCAAATGTACGAGATGTACAAGTCTTTCCGCCTCAAAAGCATTAAAGACAAGGGCATCTTTGCGAATCTGGAGCTTAAGTACTCGAAGTACTTGGCCAGCTTGTACTTCCTGTACAAGATCGATGAGCAGGACCTGCGCGACGAGTTCGAGCCACTGCAGGATTGTGTGCCGAACAGCGCAGACTCTGCTGGGAAACTTAAAGACATGCCAGATGACAAGCAGTTCTCCCAGCAACTGGTTTTGGCCATGAGGGCCTATCCCACCCTGTGGAATCCACGCCATGTGGACTACAGCGATGTGGCGGCCAGAGAGCGGCTTTGGCCGGAGGTGGCCAGGCGTTTGCCTCGTTTTAAGAGGGATGCCCAGGCCTGCAAACTCCGGTGGCAGATGGCCAAGTTTGCATATGAGTGCTACTGCCGGGAAATGGAGCGACATCCACGGGTCAACGAGCGAAAGCTGCAGAAGCTGCGTTGCAATTTCCCACTCGAGGAGATGCGTTTTCTTAACATTTAG
- the LOC108030090 gene encoding putative RNA exonuclease pqe-1 isoform X1: MSSSTPGSESALVKVATPSPSPLAKIDVDYTGSKFEMHPSLSDEERRFYLKMYPNVDVVNQRRVHCTVCKQHLGTAPASENNIKMHPILRVTHCVKCHDFYNSGEFSKGEDGSELYCRWCGQGGEVYCCSTCPYVFCKSCIVKNLSKGVIVDIEQNEHWNCFSCTSKILWPLRAQHWALVNYLETQKRAIQSLQLSDVEARRQMLRDGTHCCRLSKSKASSLSDSLESLESNVSKRSHNSSVSSTKRGSLPKAVPSAPPAKRPKSSNDEVVCTPDLLSMLEPDCQLSVTPKPAARQSMPAASVTTTPRIVTVQQNYQPGPSSSNNSSNGSASASTSMTMPRNSLPPPLVLSGSGIRYRQTAPGGGSNVVRRTVVPNAVKNAGPVFHTINGYRVDLNSAAQQDSYRLPNGRLIQVKRQIPQAVVGQPSPPPPPPALAVPQVGSGVVIRPRPPIPPSRPSLHISTYGSNMGIYNPQSGQPQRPPQVRVGNPNQGPPPLQGPPPNTNGGQPLMITPAPPPPAKGPTLVRHNFPNTPMGQARAQLQEQIFSAMDICTHLTGKVVSLTHSNAYNQVRNYLELKELYIHMSYLMTYAIGRFKNLQEKCLVDMREKGFKNDANSLENGQLAAEKQASDDEDNEIEIVEPKTDTITIDSDNEDETPSTSTLTSTQQPQQQQPAIMKITSVTSAAPKSELKENQADIDVAAFSSTILASLLEVEVTEGTNEPKSISPGQKKQPRKKTTNKPNPALLQLERQRMEDLKNSDAKLKMKVVVRLKRAEDEFEVARKWVEDCRKREQKLGAGNDTAAKKVTLNDAAKEPTKAPSEKAADSVKKITEKGEEKVAVVGKERAKSKEKIGDILKAAIKAKIGEKDKKVDEEDLENENTEEKEKLVSKAIENKIVPESEQGKVREKIVAKASEKIKELTKDKLLKEDSKKETSKEVSKDKKADGSEIEEDSEISSEKEQCNSNSVSEIGESEGEGELKSVNQKEKKSAEKDTSSNKKPSLIKRDQDRLSKKQISERKTSVIEKEHETKKPEGKSDEVSEKITENKIARNRAANTEEKNQNSELVQEPTSDVVEPMDTCNENDQPFPAELLESMDVGELVETPKELLDCAIDEVIAMDGIELSAATEELMKALNSPSGLASENANEDETDSIENIPLETAEPPEILLKEDDEGDVSSKSGPPTETEQSETPSASSGENGDTEMEFTQEADTAQDEPATAQIVG; this comes from the exons ATGAGCAGCAGTACTCCGGGCAGCGAGAGTGCCCTGGTGAAGGTAGCGACACCTTCGCCGTCGCCGCTAGCCAAAATAGATGTGGACTACACGG GTTCCAAGTTCGAGATGCACCCGTCGCTGTCGGACGAGGAGCGCCGCTTCTACCTGAAGATGTACCCCAACGTGGATGTGGTGAACCAGCGGAGGGTGCACTGCACCGTGTGCAAGCAGCACCTGGGCACTGCCCCCGCCTCCGAGAACAACATCAAGATGCATCCGATCCTGCGGGTGACGCACTGCGTCAAGTGCCATGACTTCTACAACAGCGGCGAGTTCTCCAAGGGCGAGGATGGCTCCGAGCTGTACTGTCGCTGGTGCGGACAGGGCGGCGAGGTCTACTGCTGCTCCACCTGCCCGTACGTCTTCTGCAAGTCCTGCATCGTTAAGAACCTCTCCAAGGGCGTCATCGTGGACATCGAGCAGAACGAGCACTGGAACTGCTTTAGCTGCACCTCCAAGATCCTCTGGCCACTGCGCGCCCAGCACTGGGCGCTGGTCAACTACCTGGAGACGCAGAAGAG GGCCATCCAGAGTTTGCAGCTGTCCGATGTAGAGGCACGTCGCCAGATGCTCAGGGATGGCACCCATTGCTGCCGCCTGTCCAAATCGAAGGCCAGCAGTTTGTCCGACTCGCTGGAGAGCTTGGAGTCCAACGTTTCCAAGCGCAGCCACAACAGCTCAGTGAGCTCGACCAAGCGAGGATCCTTGCCCAAAGCCGTTCCTTCGGCACCACCAGCCAAACGCCCGAAATCTTCAAACGACGAGGTGGTCTGCACACCGGATCTGCTCAGTATGCTGGAGCCGGATTGCCAGCTCTCTGTGACTCCGAAGCCGGCTGCCCGTCAGTCGATGCCGGCAGCCAGTGTCACAACCACCCCGAGGATTGTCACCGTCCAGCAGAACTACCAGCCAGGTCCCAGttccagcaacaacagcagcaatgGAAGTGCCAGTGCATCCACCTCGATGACAATGCCGCGTAACAGCCTGCCACCGCCGCTGGTCCTAAGTGGATCGGGAATTAGGTACCGCCAGACTGCTCCTGGTGGTGGCTCCAATGTAGTGCGGCGCACCGTGGTCCCCAACGCAGTCAAGAATGCTGGGCCAGTCTTCCACACCATCAACGGGTACCGGGTGGATTTGAACAGCGCTGCACAACAGGATTCCTACCGCCTGCCGAATGGTCGTTTGATTCAGGTGAAGCGTCAGATTCCTCAAGCCGTCGTTGGTCAGCCGTCGCCACCGCCACCCCCGCCTGCTCTGGCTGTGCCACAAGTGGGTTCTGGTGTGGTCATCCGGCCAAGGCCACCGATTCCGCCTAGTCGACCTTCGCTGCATATCAGCACCTATGGCTCCAACATGGGCATCTACAATCCGCAGTCGGGTCAGCCGCAGCGACCTCCACAAGTGCGAGTTGGGAATCCAAATCAAGGACCTCCACCGCTACAAGGTCCACCGCCGAACACCAATGGAGGTCAACCCCTAATGATAACTCCAGCACCGCCACCACCAGCCAAGGGTCCAACTTTGGTGCGTCACAACTTCCCCAACACGCCGATGGGGCAGGCACGTGCCCAGCTGCAGGAGCAGATCTTCAGCGCCATGGACATCTGCACCCATCTCACCGGCAAAGTGGTCTCGCTTACCCACTCGAACGCTTACAACCAGGTGCGCAACTATCTGGAACTCAAGGAGTTGTACATCCACATGTCGTATCTGATGACCTACGCCATCGGGCGGTTCAAGAATCTGCAAGAGAAGTGCCTGGTGGACATGCGGGAGAAGGGCTTCAAGAACGACGCCAACAGTCTCGAGAACGGTCAACTGGCTGCCG AAAAACAAGCCAGCGACGACGAGGATAACGAAATTGAGATTGTGGAGCCCAAGACGGATACCATCACCATCGATTCGGACAACGAAGACGAGACGCCCTCGACCTCAACCTTGACCTCGACGCAGCAGcctcaacaacaacagccggCCATTATGAAAATAACTTCTGTGACATCGGCTGCTCCGAAGAGTGAACTGAAGGAAAACCAGGCCGACATCGATGTGGCGGCCTTCAGCTCCACGATCTTGGCCAGTCTGCTGGAAGTGGAGGTCACCGAGGGCACTAATGAGCCCAAGTCCATTTCTCCGGGCCAAAAGAAACAGCCGCGCAAGAAGACAACGAACAAGCCAAACCCGGCACTTTTGCAGCTGGAACGCCAGCGCATGGAGGATCTAAAGAATTCAGATGCCAAGCTGAAAATGAAGGTTGTGGTTAGGTTAAAGCGAGCTGAGGATGAGTTCGAGGTGGCACGAAAATGGGTTGAGGACTGCCGGAAGCGGGAACAGAAATTGGGCGCCGGAAATGATACTGCTGCCAAGAAGGTCACATTAAATGATGCAGCCAAGGAGCCGACGAAAGCGCCAAGTGAAAAAGCAGCAGACTCCGTCAAAAAGATCACAGAAAAGGGCGAGGAGAAAGTGGCTGTGGTTGGTAAGGAAAGGGCCAAAAGCAAGGAAAAAATTGGAGATATATTAAAAGCGGCAATCAAAGCCAAAATTGGAGAAAAGGATAAGAAAGTGGATGAAGAAGAtcttgaaaatgaaaatacagaagagaaagaaaaattagTATCAAAAgcaatagaaaataaaatagtacccGAATCGGAACAGGGAAAAGTACGTGAAAAGATTGTGGCAAAGGCATCAGAGAAGATAAAAGAATTaacaaaggataagcttctaaAGGAAGACAGTAAGAAGGAAACCAGCAAAGAAGTTTCTAAAGATAAAAAGGCTGATGGTTCAGAAATCGAAGAAGATTCGGAAATATCGTCAGAAAAAGAACAGTGTAATTCAAACAGCGTATCAGAAATTGGAGAATCAGAAGGGGAAGGTGAATTGAAAAGCGTtaatcaaaaagaaaaaaaatcagctgaaaaagacacaagttcaaacaaaaaaccttCTTTAATTAAGAGGGATCAAGATAGGCTGTCTAAAAAACAGATTTCTGAGAGGAAAACAAGTGTTATTGAAAAAGAGCACGAAACAAAGAAACCCGAAGGGAAATCAGATGAGGTCAGTGAAAAAattacagaaaataaaattgcaagAAATAGAGCAGCAAACACTGAAGAAAAAAATCAGAACAGCGAACTTGTACAGGAACCCACATCAGACGTAGTTGAACCTATGGACACATGCAACGAAAATGACCAGCCTTTCCCAGCCGAACTCCTGGAAAGCATGGACGTCGGCGAACTTGTTGAAACCCCCAAAGAACTGTTAGATTGCGCCATAGACGAGGTTATTGCCATGGATGGCATTGAACTTAGTGCAGCCACTGAAGAGCTGATGAAGGCTTTAAACAGTCCCAGCGGCCTAGCCTCCGAAAACGCCAATGAGGATGAGACTGACTCTATTGAAAATATCCCACTCGAAACAGCGGAGCCACCTGAGATTCTCCTGAAAGAGGATGATGAGGGCGACGTATCCAGTAAGTCGGGACCGCCGACCGAGACTGAACAAAGTGAGACACCTTCGGCGAGCTCCGGCGAAAATGGTGACACCGAAATGGAATTCACCCAGGAAGCAGATACTGCACAAGACGAGCCCGCCACGGCGCAAATTGTTGGCTAG
- the LOC108030191 gene encoding proteasome inhibitor PI31 subunit yields the protein MDTAPASKTGDFFYGWDLLYKTIQSEVAKKSDLLVALVHFLLTKHYNFRCVGIGDDKTLPEEEGSELLPDNWNDDDTKYSLRYVHDKMLYLLLGHITEDALLINLMDINTKKVSNICVEPETLVAAVKGGITTLMPSASEIVERYRRELLDPVFTGNSREVTTQTTTSPRPNVSDPDPLRIGEPRRGGSFIPGGFEPRPFGFPDIGRGDLDPLGRGGSGNLFAFPSRPNMGPGPLPRFDPFSPLNPNGPGQGGINPDHMRPPNWNPDYYM from the exons ATGGACACTGCACCGGCTTCGAAGACGGGCGATTTCTTCTACGGCTGGGATCTGCTCTACAAGACCATCCAGTCGGAGGTGGCCAAGAAGTCGGACCTGCTGGTGGCCCTGGTCCACTTTCTCCTGACCAAGCACTACAATTTCCGCTGCGTTGGCATCGGCGACGAT AAAACCTTGCCAGAGGAGGAGGGCAGTGAGCTGCTGCCGGACAACTGGAACGATGACGATACCAAGTACTCGCTGCGCTATGTTCACGATAAGATGCTCTACCTTCTGTTGGGCCACATCACCGAGGACGCCCTGCTGATCAACCTGATGGACATCAACACCAAGAAGGTGTCGAACATCTGCGTGGAACCAGAGACCCTGGTGGCCGCCGTGAAGGGAGGCATCACCACCTTGATGCCCAGCGCCTCGGAGATTGTCGAGCGATATCGCCGGGAGCTTCTGGACCCCGTCTTCACTGGCAACTCGCGTGAGGTCACCACCCAGACGACCACTTCGCCACGTCCCAACGTGTCGGATCCGGATCCTTTGCGCATCGGGGAACCCAGACGTGGAGG GTCCTTCATTCCGGGTGGATTCGAGCCGCGCCCTTTTGGCTTTCCAGACATCGGACGCGGAGATCTGGATCCACTAGGTCGTGGTGGCTCTGGTAACCTCTTTGCTTTCCCTTCACGCCCCAATATGGGGCCAGGACCTTTGCCCCGCTTCGATCCATTTAGTCCCCTCAATCCCAATGGGCCGGGACAGGGTGGAATCAATCCGGATCATATGCGCCCACCCAATTGGAATCCAGATTACTACATGTGA
- the LOC108030190 gene encoding lateral signaling target protein 2 homolog isoform X1: protein MVSRRKILSRSRDDLNLDQTFTQQEEEEDIWYQKDKLYKEHIQEVLDKWTQIDDEIWAKVIVFERNRRVAKAYARAPVLTINGSDDGFDGMRIGLCGFDNPMRDQKTDEMKRVIGQGVKIKMDDAGNILIRRYAKSNVYVKSTASSPNEETSIGAEILKLPNQALESEKIVKLFDMKKFQSNVNRELRRAYPDRRRLETQCLSSVAFVKSENDILECPIWVLIVNVVAMDMLKSKLPPVQRPIVDIKNRPRIPIPDEDPYSVAGNGSGGSSGSSGFGSGHQAQLHPQQQQQLGKHLNGNGGGHVAATREQLLLQTQQLAHKRSEKPPKLPPRDNIYSHDLIPKPDYDDIDLETRIKLSRGKSDKGKDNKKYDDPYYCGLRARVPNFVKSGKPNSGAKDQRDGNANNIGNMGNGGISTLSQKKTSMIHNHLGGMHPHHIQQQQQQLMAAAAAAHAAQHHHAAHQREQQQHHQIWQTRSYESGIGIYKQGGQPHKSHALQMQMHQQLQLQHHQQQQPQSLPTDLTATTATANNKTQSTANPARSHHQPHPHLHAHAHPHHRHHRHGHHCERHAHLQQQHSAPLQHSAPQQHVLQQPYYDNLESSVGHPVSRRPSTRRSAPEESSSCNCVSCYALAPLCGAVPPPRPQRSLSQRQLRRHQRLSGSQMEPELLPGVVKWCSESDVSVLEPELEPLVNERYDDCYEYDDFDMAFDLDDDLGLTENIRRRKGTETVDMYVDRAHLRQLQTPAVGLRTKSQSTESFFEQPNEEGSLYMYGGRKRIVVKAPSAANIYDRVRGSIGSTERGRSAAAGPKRGQCQRKPQLPAPSWRGGKRQEQAQNADKRQRYDNASNTNSNSNNSNGNNSSSNMQHKRQLTNAKQDNDDMLKSKNYFNSKNKSIAAATATAAAAKATATSANTAATSGGGAGAAAGTGAGATGVAGGGKPRGAGGPTMSPTLAASPATNNASAASGLPAAPPPTASRTGRSASRLDISDMESIYGYLKPRKPRSLSLKKIQILDY from the exons AATCGGGCTGTGCGGCTTCGACAATCCGATGAGGGATCAGAAGACCGACGAGATGAAGCGCGTCATCGGACAG GGTgttaaaatcaaaatggacgatgCTGGCAACATACTCATCCGGCGGTACGCCAAAAGCAATGTCTATGTGAAGAGCACCGCCAGCAGTCCCAACGAGGAGACCTCCATCGGTGCCGAGATCTTAAAGCTGCCCAATCAGGCGCTCGAATCCGAAAAAATAGTCAAG CTCTTCGACATGAAGAAGTTCCAGTCGAATGTGAATCGCGAATTGCGACGCGCCTATCCGGATCGCCGGCGTTTGGAGACGCAGTGCCTCTCCTCGGTGGCGTTTGTCAAGTCAGAGAACGACATCTTGGAGTGCCCCATCTGGGTGCTCATCGTCAATGTGGTGGCCATGGATATGCTGAAAAGCAAGCTGCCGCCAG TGCAACGTCCCATTGTGGACATCAAGAACCGCCCGCGCATTCCGATTCCCGACGAGGATCCCTACAGTGTGGCGGGCAACGGCAGTGGAGGCAGCTCCGGCAGCTCTGGCTTCGGCAGTGGCCACCAGGCGCAGCTGCatccacagcagcagcaacagctggGCAAGCACCTCAATGGCAATGGAGGAGGACATGTGGCCGCCACCCGGgaacagctgctgctccagaCGCAACAACTGGCCCACAAGCGCAGCGAGAAACCTCCGAAGCTACCGCCCAGGGATAATATCTATTCGCACGATCTGATTCCAAAG CCGGACTACGATGACATTGATCTGGAGACTCGCATCAAACTGTCGCGTGGAAAATCGGACAAGGGCAAAGATAACAAGAAATATG ACGATCCCTACTACTGCGGCCTGCGTGCCAGAGTCCCGAACTTTGTGAAGTCCGGCAAGCCGAACTCCGGAGCCaaggatcagcgggacggcaatGCGAACAACATCGGGAACATGGGCAACGGCGGCATCAGCACGCTCAGCCAGAAGAAGACCTCGATGATCCACAACCACCTGGGCGGCATGCATCCGCACCacatccagcagcagcagcagcagctgatgGCCGCGGCGGCGGCTGCGCATGCGGCACAGCACCACCATGCGGCCCACcagcgggagcagcagcagcaccaccagatTTGGCAGACTCGCAGCTATGAGAGCGGCATAGGTATTTATAAACAGGGCGGGCAACCACACAAATCGCACGCACTGCAGATGCAAATGCATCAGCAACTGCAGTTGCAAcatcatcaacaacaacaaccacagtCACTGCCAACGGACCTAACAGCCACCACTGCAACAGCAAACAACAAGACACAAAGCACAGCTAACCCAGCACGTAGCCACCACCAGCCACATCCGCATCTCCATGCGCACGCACATCCGCACCACAGACACCACCGGCACGGCCACCACTGCGAGCGGCACGCCCacttgcagcagcaacattctGCACCGCTGCAGCACTCTGCACCCCAGCAACATGTGTTGCAGCAACCGTACTACGACAATCTGGAGAGCTCGGTGGGTCACCCGGTGAGCCGTCGGCCCTCCACCCGTCGTTCTGCCCCGGAGGAGAGCTCCTCCTGCAATTGCGTCAGCTGTTATGCGCTGGCTCCCCTCTGCGGAGCAGTGCCTCCGCCACGTCCGCAACGGAGCCTGAGCCAGCGGCAGTTGAGACGCCACCAGCGGCTGAGTGGCAGCCAGATGGAGCCGGAACTCCTGCCGGGAGTGGTCAAGTGGTGCAGCGAGAGCGATGTCTCGGTGCTGGAGCCGGAGCTGGAGCCTTTGGTGAACGAACGTTACGACGACTGCTACGAGTACGATGACTTCGACATGGCATTCGACCTGGACGATGACCTGGGCCTGACCGAGAACATACGTAGACGCAAGGGCACCGAGACGGTGGACATGTACGTGGATCGCGCCCATCTCCGCCAGCTGCAGACGCCGGCTGTCGGGCTGCGCACCAAGTCCCAATCCACCGAGAGCTTCTTCGAGCAGCCCAACGAGGAGGGCTCGCTGTACATGTACGGAGGCAGGAAGCGGATTGTGGTGAAGGCGCCGTCGGCGGCCAACATCTATGACCGGGTGCGCGGCTCCATTGGTTCCACGGAGAGGGGACGCAGTGCAGCGGCAGGACCAAAAAGGGGCCAGTGCCAGAGGAAGCCCCAGCTGCCAGCGCCCAGTTGGCGAGGCGGCAAGCGACAGGAGCAGGCTCAAAACGCTGACAAAAGACAAAGATATGACAATGCCTCCAATAccaatagcaacagcaacaacagcaacggcaacaacagcagcagcaacatgcaacacaAAAGACAGCTAACGAACGCCAAGCAAGACAATGACGACATGTTGAAAagcaaaaattatttcaatagtaaaaacaaaagtatagcagcagcaaccgcaacagcagcagcagcgaaagcgacagcaacatcagccaacacagcagcaacatctggagggggagcaggagcagcagctggaaCTGGAGCGGGAGCAACAGGAGTTGCTGGCGGGGGAAAGCCGCGAGGAGCTGGCGGACCAACAATGTCTCCAACTTTGGCCGCCAGTCCAGCAACAAACAATGCATCGGCGGCCAGTGGGTtgcctgctgctcctcctccgacGGCCTCCAGAACCGGACGCAGTGCCAGCCGCCTTGACATCAGCGACATGGAGTCCATTTATGGCTACCTGAAGCCCCGCAAGCCGCGCAGCCTCAGCCTGAAGAAAATCCAAATACTCGACTACTGA